CATCCGCAACGCGCGCGACGTTCGCTTCCTCGACGTTTAAGAAGGACCAACACCTGTGACGGACGTGAACACCACTCCCCCGGCTGACCGCATCGAGCCTGTGGACATCCAGTCCGAGATGCAGCGCAGTTACATGGACTACGCGATGTCCGTCATCGTGTCCAGGGCGCTGCCGGACGTGCGCGACGGCCTCAAGCCGGTGCACCGGCGCGTGCTGTACGCGATGTACGACGGCGGGTACCGTCCCGACCGCGGCTACTTCAAGTGCGCCCGCGTCGTCGGTGACGTGATGGGCACCTACCACCCCCACGGCGACACCTCGATCTACGACGCGCTGGTCCGCCTGGCGCAGAACTGGTCGCTGCGCTACCCGCTGGTCGACGGGCAGGGCAACTTCGGCTCGCCGGGCAACGACCCGGCGGCGGCGATGCGTTACACCGAGTGCAAGCTCGCGCCCATCGCCATGGAGATGCTGCGCGACATCGACAAGGAGACCGTCGACTTCCGGCCGAACTACGACGGCAAGTCGCAGGAGCCCGACGTCCTGCCGGCGCGCTTCCCGCAGCTGCTGGTCAACGGTTCTGGCGGCATCGCCGTCGGCATGGCCACCAACATCCCGCCGCACAACCTGCGCGAGGTCGCGGCGGCGGTCAAGTGGGCGCTGGAGAACCCGGAGGCCGGCGACGAGGAGCTGCTCGAAGCCTCGATCAAGCTGGTCAAGGGCCCTGACTTCCCCACCAAGGCGCTGATCGTCGGCCGCCGGGGCATCGAGGACGCCTACCGCACCGGCCGCGGCTCGATCACCATGCGGGCCGTGGTCGAGGTCGAGGAGGACAAGGGGCGGCAGGCCCTGGTCGTCACCGAGCTGCCGTACCAGGTCAACCCCGACAACCTGGCGCTGAAGATCGCCGAGCTGGTCCGTGAGGGCAAGCTCACGGGCATCGCCGACGTACGTGACGAGAGCTCCTCGCGGGTGGGGCAGCGCCTGGTCATCGTGCTCAAGCGCGACGCGGTCGCCAAGGTCGTGCTGAACAACCTGTACAAGCACACCCAGCTCCAGGACACCTTCGGCGCCAACATGCTGGCGCTGGTGGACGGCGTGCCGCGCACGCTGCGGCTCGACCAGTTCATCCGGCACTACGTGGCCCACCAGATCGAGGTCATCGTCCGCCGGACGCGCTACCTGCTGCGCAAGGCCGAGGAGCGCGCCCACATCCTGCGCGGGCTGCTGAAGGCCCTGGAGCGGCTCGACGAGGTCATCGCGCTGATCCGCGCCTCGGAGTCCGCCTCCGCCGCCCAGCAGGGCCTCATGGGGCTGCTGGAGATCGACGAGGTGCAGGCGCAGGCCATCCTCGACATGCAGCTGCGCAAGCTGGCCGCCCTGGAGCGGCAGGCCATCCAGGACGAGTTCGACTCCCTGATGACGCAGATCGCCGAGTACAACTCGATCCTGGCCAGCGAGAGCCGGCAGCGCGAGATCATCAACGAGGAGCTCGCCGAGATCGT
The nucleotide sequence above comes from Nonomuraea gerenzanensis. Encoded proteins:
- the gyrA gene encoding DNA gyrase subunit A; its protein translation is MTDVNTTPPADRIEPVDIQSEMQRSYMDYAMSVIVSRALPDVRDGLKPVHRRVLYAMYDGGYRPDRGYFKCARVVGDVMGTYHPHGDTSIYDALVRLAQNWSLRYPLVDGQGNFGSPGNDPAAAMRYTECKLAPIAMEMLRDIDKETVDFRPNYDGKSQEPDVLPARFPQLLVNGSGGIAVGMATNIPPHNLREVAAAVKWALENPEAGDEELLEASIKLVKGPDFPTKALIVGRRGIEDAYRTGRGSITMRAVVEVEEDKGRQALVVTELPYQVNPDNLALKIAELVREGKLTGIADVRDESSSRVGQRLVIVLKRDAVAKVVLNNLYKHTQLQDTFGANMLALVDGVPRTLRLDQFIRHYVAHQIEVIVRRTRYLLRKAEERAHILRGLLKALERLDEVIALIRASESASAAQQGLMGLLEIDEVQAQAILDMQLRKLAALERQAIQDEFDSLMTQIAEYNSILASESRQREIINEELAEIVNRYGDERQTEIIAYDGDMSIEDLIAEEEIVVTITRGGYAKRTRTDLYRAQKRGGKGVRGAQLRQDDIVDHFFVTTTHHWLLFFTNKGRVYRVKAYELPDAGRDARGMHLANLLAMQPDETVMEVLDLRDYNVAPYLVLATRSGLVKKTRLSEYDSPRSGGLIAINLREDDEVIGARLVSEEDDLLLVSKGAQSIRFTASDEALRPMGRATSGVIGMRFLEGDELLAMNRIADGQDVLIATKAGYAKRTPVEQYPVQGRGGRGVLTAKIVSSRGKLVGAVMVNPEDEVFAITSAGGVIRTSAGEIKQSGRQTMGVRLMNLAEGDSVVALARNAESMETSVESDEDGGGE